In Edaphobacter dinghuensis, one genomic interval encodes:
- a CDS encoding HPP family protein has product MHRSRHQSWFAEEEHHAALHVEEFLRRIRLDWLLRHLPPRLVWAGYVFINSFITIAILSLLAGFTGSPFVFPSLGPTAYLFFFAPMGKSSSPRHAILGHAIGLICGYAAYVVMGSHGFAVTSLGEVSWREVMAAALSLAATGAIMVLLRVSHPPAGATTLIVSLGILTKPEYLVIIEVAVILLTAQAWAINRVAGLDYPLWEKSTTDSAA; this is encoded by the coding sequence TTGCATCGTTCCCGGCATCAATCCTGGTTCGCAGAAGAAGAGCATCACGCAGCTCTCCATGTCGAAGAGTTCCTGCGCCGCATCCGCCTCGACTGGCTGCTCCGGCATCTGCCTCCGCGCCTTGTCTGGGCAGGCTATGTCTTCATCAATAGCTTCATCACCATCGCCATCCTCTCGCTGCTGGCAGGATTCACCGGCAGCCCCTTCGTCTTCCCCTCGCTCGGCCCCACAGCCTACCTCTTCTTCTTCGCACCCATGGGCAAGTCTTCGAGCCCACGCCACGCCATCCTCGGTCACGCCATCGGCCTCATCTGTGGATATGCCGCCTATGTTGTTATGGGGAGCCACGGCTTTGCTGTGACGTCGCTGGGTGAGGTCTCGTGGCGCGAGGTCATGGCCGCAGCGCTCTCGCTCGCAGCCACGGGAGCCATCATGGTGCTGCTCCGCGTCAGCCATCCCCCGGCAGGCGCAACCACGCTGATCGTCTCGCTCGGCATCCTCACCAAACCCGAGTACCTCGTCATCATCGAAGTCGCCGTCATCCTTCTGACCGCGCAGGCCTGGGCCATCAACCGCGTCGCCGGGCTCGACTATCCTCTCTGGGAGAAGAGCACGACCGACTCCGCAGCATAA
- a CDS encoding TolC family protein — MCLLLVLCGSLSVAAHAQGSAGDLPSAPTPHTLTTNFPGGVTVEQATPSALPLSLDDAIDRGVQHNLEMELARQNQRIVHGQVLTVANNLLPSVTAEAFTETQMINLAALGFKPSLIAKFGLDPATFPTIIRLDTTGAQLNLNQQLFNVPAYYLYRSAQKAESAASLTTRNSEGTVVLKVGTQYLLALADASQIENAQALEKADELVLQQATASHDAGVGTNLDVLRARVQLQTQQQTVINAENTFAKDKIALNRLIGLPAEQELTLTDKTPYSEFAELPLDQAKALAYTRRKDLLSLQAQMEVAQRAEKAVKYERLPTLSFDGHYGVLGETHGLYHGIFSATGSLKVPIFQEGQLRGEREVADAQVSALHQQITSLQVTIEQQIRSAMLDVQSSAQLVKVARSNVDLATEELQQASDRFQAGVSDNLPVVQAEAGLADAQSKLVQTLYQYNQSKLMLARNTGVVETQYKVYLGR, encoded by the coding sequence GTGTGTCTGCTGCTGGTACTCTGCGGCAGCCTAAGTGTAGCCGCGCACGCGCAGGGTTCGGCTGGAGATCTGCCCTCGGCGCCCACTCCTCACACGCTCACTACGAATTTTCCCGGCGGCGTCACCGTCGAGCAGGCCACGCCCTCGGCCCTGCCGTTAAGTCTCGACGACGCCATCGATCGTGGTGTGCAGCACAATCTGGAGATGGAGCTTGCGCGCCAGAACCAGCGGATCGTGCATGGCCAGGTTCTGACTGTCGCCAATAATCTTCTGCCCTCCGTCACCGCCGAAGCGTTTACCGAGACGCAGATGATCAATCTGGCAGCTCTGGGCTTCAAACCATCGCTGATAGCGAAGTTCGGTCTTGACCCGGCGACCTTTCCGACGATCATCAGGCTGGATACGACGGGCGCGCAGCTCAATCTGAACCAGCAGCTCTTCAATGTTCCGGCCTACTATCTTTATCGCTCCGCGCAGAAGGCTGAATCGGCAGCCTCGCTCACCACTCGCAACTCCGAGGGCACTGTTGTGCTGAAGGTGGGAACGCAGTACCTTCTGGCACTGGCGGATGCCTCGCAGATCGAGAACGCTCAGGCGCTCGAAAAGGCCGATGAGCTGGTCCTGCAACAGGCCACCGCATCGCACGACGCAGGCGTGGGAACTAATCTCGACGTGCTGCGCGCACGCGTGCAGCTACAGACGCAGCAGCAGACGGTCATCAACGCCGAAAATACCTTTGCCAAGGACAAGATCGCGCTCAACCGCCTGATCGGCCTGCCTGCGGAGCAGGAGCTGACGTTGACCGACAAGACGCCTTACTCCGAGTTTGCGGAGCTTCCGCTCGATCAGGCTAAGGCGCTTGCCTATACGCGACGTAAAGATCTGCTGAGTCTCCAGGCACAGATGGAGGTCGCACAGCGCGCGGAGAAAGCTGTGAAGTACGAGCGCCTGCCGACCCTCTCCTTCGACGGTCATTATGGAGTTCTGGGCGAGACCCACGGTCTCTATCACGGCATCTTTTCGGCAACGGGCAGCCTGAAGGTTCCCATCTTTCAGGAAGGGCAGCTTCGCGGAGAGCGTGAGGTTGCGGATGCGCAGGTCAGCGCTCTGCATCAGCAGATCACGTCGCTGCAAGTCACCATCGAGCAGCAGATTCGTTCGGCGATGCTCGATGTGCAGTCCTCCGCTCAGCTTGTAAAGGTAGCGCGCAGCAACGTCGATCTGGCCACGGAAGAGCTGCAACAGGCCAGCGACCGCTTCCAGGCCGGTGTCTCCGACAACCTTCCCGTCGTTCAGGCTGAAGCCGGACTGGCCGATGCACAGAGCAAGCTGGTGCAGACGCTCTATCAATACAACCAGTCGAAGTTGATGCTCGCCCGCAACACCGGTGTCGTCGAGACCCAGTACAAGGTCTATCTCGGACGCTGA
- the gatA gene encoding Asp-tRNA(Asn)/Glu-tRNA(Gln) amidotransferase subunit GatA codes for MDFTIDTVRAGVANGSATATAMAELHYSRIAADDGDKGKGINSFLALSKERALAQAAKIDALAAKGEELPALAGVPVGIKDVLTMKGSPATAGSLILKGYRPPYDATAVTKLETAGAVLLGKLNCDEFAMGSSNENSAYGPVLNPRALDRVPGGSSGGSAAAVAAGFAVATLGTDTGGSIRQPAAFCGVVGVLPTYGRVSRYGLIAFASSLDRVGPFTNNVKDAATVLQVLAGQDAMDATSSDRPVGDYVGALEKPVEGLRIGVPAEYFGEGLDPEIRAAIEKVLDGLKAEKCVIKPVSLPHTKYAIPTYYVIATAEASSNLSRFDGVRFGLRSAEAKTLSEMYRKTRDEGFGPEVKRRILLGTYALSAGYYDAYYKKAQQVRALLTRDFLTAFNEVDVIVGPMTPTPAFKLGEKTDDPVAMYLADIYSVAASLAGICGVSVPCGQTKDGLPIGVQIMGKHFDEGTMLRVGLAVEKMQG; via the coding sequence ATGGATTTTACGATTGATACAGTGCGGGCTGGTGTAGCGAATGGGTCGGCTACAGCTACGGCGATGGCGGAGCTGCACTACTCGCGGATTGCTGCCGACGATGGAGACAAAGGCAAAGGGATCAATAGCTTTCTTGCTTTGAGCAAGGAGCGTGCGCTTGCTCAGGCAGCGAAGATCGATGCTTTGGCTGCGAAGGGTGAAGAGCTTCCCGCTCTGGCCGGGGTTCCGGTAGGAATCAAGGATGTGCTGACGATGAAGGGCTCGCCGGCGACGGCGGGTTCGCTGATTCTGAAGGGATATCGGCCTCCCTACGATGCTACTGCGGTGACGAAGCTGGAGACGGCGGGAGCAGTTCTGCTGGGCAAGTTGAACTGCGACGAGTTTGCCATGGGCAGCTCGAATGAGAACTCGGCTTATGGACCGGTGCTGAATCCCCGGGCTCTGGACCGTGTTCCGGGCGGGTCGAGCGGCGGCTCGGCGGCGGCGGTTGCGGCTGGATTTGCCGTGGCTACGCTGGGGACGGATACAGGCGGCTCGATTCGGCAACCTGCGGCGTTTTGCGGAGTCGTGGGTGTGTTGCCGACCTATGGACGCGTTTCACGTTATGGGTTGATTGCGTTTGCCTCTTCACTCGATCGCGTTGGGCCATTTACGAACAATGTGAAGGACGCTGCGACCGTTCTGCAGGTGCTTGCCGGACAGGATGCGATGGACGCTACTTCGTCGGATCGGCCTGTCGGAGATTATGTCGGCGCACTGGAGAAGCCGGTGGAAGGTCTGCGGATCGGCGTTCCCGCGGAGTACTTCGGCGAAGGTCTGGACCCGGAGATTCGTGCCGCGATTGAGAAGGTTCTCGATGGCCTCAAGGCGGAGAAGTGCGTGATCAAGCCGGTGAGCCTGCCGCACACGAAGTACGCGATTCCGACTTATTACGTGATCGCTACGGCGGAGGCTTCGTCGAACCTGTCGCGCTTCGATGGCGTGAGGTTCGGGCTGCGGAGCGCCGAGGCTAAGACGCTCTCGGAGATGTACCGCAAGACGCGCGATGAAGGATTTGGGCCTGAGGTGAAGCGCCGCATTCTGCTGGGAACGTATGCGCTTTCGGCGGGATACTACGACGCCTATTACAAGAAGGCGCAGCAGGTTCGAGCGCTGCTGACGCGGGATTTTCTGACCGCGTTCAACGAGGTCGACGTGATCGTCGGGCCGATGACGCCCACACCGGCGTTCAAACTCGGAGAGAAAACGGACGACCCAGTGGCGATGTATCTGGCGGACATCTACTCGGTTGCGGCGAGCCTCGCGGGAATCTGTGGGGTGAGCGTGCCCTGCGGGCAGACGAAAGACGGTTTGCCGATCGGTGTACAGATTATGGGTAAGCACTTCGACGAGGGGACCATGCTGCGGGTGGGCCTGGCCGTCGAGAAGATGCAGGGCTAA
- a CDS encoding radical SAM protein — protein sequence MESPSTQGTGRRPMTAKRRWKAVTRKLRELGSIGSALASTGHPYMAHIVPMRRCNLSCTYCNEFDDVSDPVPLDEMLRRIDHLGRLGTSVITISGGEPLLHPDLDQIIARIRKTGAIAGMITNGYLLMPDRIERLNKAGLDHMQISIDNVMPDAVSKKSLKVLDKKLQMLAEHADFHVNINSVVGGGIANPNDALIVSERALGLGFSSTIGIIHDGSGQLKPLGEAERTVWDKVRKLTRRSYSRFNHFQEAIANGKTNDWRCRAGGRYLYICEFGLVHYCSQQRGYPGVPLAGYTTTDVKREFLTEKSCSPNCTISCVHQVSYIDHWRAPQKTTITPGGAGHETNPELVQIR from the coding sequence ATGGAATCTCCCTCGACCCAAGGAACTGGCCGCCGTCCGATGACCGCAAAACGGCGATGGAAGGCCGTAACCCGCAAGCTGCGTGAGCTTGGCTCGATCGGTTCGGCGCTTGCCTCGACCGGGCACCCTTACATGGCGCATATCGTGCCCATGCGGCGTTGCAACCTGTCCTGCACCTACTGCAACGAGTTCGACGATGTCTCCGACCCTGTGCCGCTCGACGAGATGTTGCGGCGCATCGACCACCTTGGCCGCCTCGGCACCTCTGTCATCACTATCTCGGGCGGAGAGCCGCTGCTGCACCCCGACCTCGACCAGATCATTGCGCGCATCCGCAAGACCGGCGCCATCGCTGGAATGATCACCAACGGCTATCTGCTGATGCCTGATCGCATCGAGCGGCTGAACAAGGCCGGGCTCGACCACATGCAGATCTCCATCGACAACGTGATGCCGGACGCCGTCTCCAAAAAGAGCCTGAAGGTACTGGACAAGAAGCTCCAGATGCTGGCCGAACACGCCGACTTTCACGTCAACATCAACTCCGTCGTCGGCGGCGGAATCGCCAACCCGAACGACGCGCTGATCGTAAGCGAGCGGGCGCTGGGACTGGGCTTCAGCTCGACTATCGGCATCATTCACGACGGCAGCGGACAGTTGAAGCCGCTGGGCGAGGCCGAGCGCACCGTGTGGGACAAGGTCCGCAAGCTGACGCGGCGCAGCTACTCGCGCTTCAACCACTTTCAGGAAGCCATCGCCAACGGCAAGACCAACGACTGGCGTTGCCGTGCGGGCGGGCGCTATCTCTACATCTGCGAGTTTGGGCTGGTGCATTATTGCAGCCAGCAGCGCGGATATCCCGGCGTTCCTCTGGCGGGCTACACCACCACCGATGTGAAGCGCGAATTTCTCACAGAGAAGAGCTGCTCTCCCAACTGCACCATTAGCTGTGTGCACCAGGTAAGCTATATCGACCACTGGCGCGCGCCGCAGAAGACCACCATCACCCCGGGCGGTGCAGGACACGAGACCAACCCTGAGCTTGTGCAGATTCGCTAG
- a CDS encoding HEAT repeat domain-containing protein codes for MKCETAKENILLASYGELPDEYAIPLEQHLDQCEDCRSELDALRELDEHLALYPVVEPSPNFLAQARVRLDEELDAIPPHGIFTQLRRGMFAWIGHVQSAPALATLLLGVGFLAGNFTYRYEVAHAPKPKSPVTLSNPTQATIANVTGIVQTPNSELVQVKYNKVVPETMEGSLDSPEIRQLLLAGANAAANSGVRADSVALLAHECNAGHECTGGTDGRGIRSALLVSLRYDKNAGVRLKALEGLQRYIGQDQHVRDAVLEALMHDSDAEVRTTAIGMLEPVQADSSVREVLRTVSTQDENPYIRTASYQALQGAADIQ; via the coding sequence ATGAAGTGCGAAACCGCAAAAGAGAACATCCTTCTGGCAAGCTACGGCGAGCTGCCCGATGAGTATGCGATTCCTCTGGAACAGCATCTGGATCAATGCGAAGACTGCCGAAGCGAACTCGACGCACTACGCGAACTCGATGAACATCTCGCACTGTATCCGGTCGTAGAGCCGTCACCGAACTTTCTGGCTCAGGCAAGGGTCAGGCTGGACGAAGAGCTGGACGCGATTCCTCCGCATGGAATCTTTACCCAGTTGCGTCGCGGCATGTTTGCATGGATCGGCCATGTGCAGAGCGCTCCCGCACTGGCTACGCTGCTGCTGGGAGTAGGTTTCCTGGCAGGCAACTTCACCTATCGCTATGAAGTGGCCCACGCGCCGAAGCCCAAGAGCCCGGTAACGCTGAGCAATCCCACGCAGGCGACGATTGCGAACGTGACCGGCATCGTGCAGACACCGAACTCCGAGCTGGTGCAGGTGAAGTACAACAAGGTAGTTCCCGAAACAATGGAAGGCTCGCTGGACTCGCCGGAGATTCGCCAGCTCCTGCTGGCAGGAGCGAATGCGGCAGCCAACAGTGGCGTGCGTGCCGACTCGGTTGCGCTGCTGGCGCATGAGTGCAATGCAGGCCACGAGTGCACCGGCGGGACTGATGGCCGGGGCATTCGCAGCGCTCTGCTGGTCTCCTTGCGCTACGACAAGAATGCGGGGGTACGGTTGAAGGCCCTCGAAGGCTTGCAGCGTTACATCGGACAGGACCAGCACGTGCGTGATGCTGTGCTCGAGGCGCTGATGCATGACTCCGACGCCGAGGTACGGACTACCGCGATCGGCATGCTTGAGCCGGTGCAGGCGGATTCGAGCGTGCGCGAGGTGCTGCGTACGGTCTCGACCCAGGACGAGAATCCTTATATCCGAACGGCCTCCTATCAGGCGCTGCAGGGCGCTGCAGACATTCAGTAG
- a CDS encoding molybdopterin-dependent oxidoreductase codes for MIPFDDAHRAVHYPPDRRLRIWIRPSALVILIVLVLVPLLLAWTQAALFGMPYIAPSSASIEGALSGPHGFPVWIRWTHFFNMFFLFMLMRSGLSILMDHPRLYLNDNCTPGSEWLRFTPLKVPTDKVWTAKQDARYLSPIVSTPGYRHTVGIARAWHFITVYGFVFTGFFFVCGLLTSDQWMRLVPTSTTVFVDAWNTFVHYANFHFPPEPNGFYGYNALQQLAYFATVFVMAPLSIMTGMAMSPALVNRWPRYAKLFGGRQCARSIHFLMLVGFACFVVVHVTLIAMTGLRRNMNHIVLGVDDMQWTGLVLGLIGIAVVVLSWVAAHYISWYFPRGLQHAERTITEPVRLITLDSLIPQQTYTRDQISPHFWPNGNIPIREDWKQMEANGFKDFRLKVGGLVENPVELSLDDMRALEEEETITMHHCIQGWSGIAEWRGLSLRKLIEHVKPKPGAHVLAFYSFGNSLYGGTYYDTQNMENAMKPQAMLAFDMNGAPLTGVYGAPLRLRVENQLGYKMVKWIERIEFVESIELLGKGEGGSNEDDEYFDLIPNI; via the coding sequence ATGATTCCCTTCGACGATGCGCACCGCGCCGTACACTATCCTCCCGACCGGCGTCTCCGTATCTGGATCCGGCCTTCTGCTCTCGTAATCCTGATCGTGCTTGTGCTGGTGCCGTTGCTCCTTGCCTGGACGCAGGCTGCGCTCTTCGGCATGCCCTATATCGCGCCGTCCTCCGCTTCGATCGAAGGCGCACTGAGCGGCCCGCACGGCTTTCCCGTCTGGATTCGCTGGACGCACTTCTTCAACATGTTCTTCCTCTTCATGCTGATGCGCAGCGGCTTGTCGATTCTGATGGACCACCCGCGCCTCTATCTGAATGACAACTGCACCCCCGGCAGCGAGTGGCTGCGCTTTACCCCGCTAAAGGTCCCCACCGATAAAGTCTGGACAGCCAAGCAGGACGCACGCTACCTCTCGCCCATCGTCTCCACACCGGGCTACCGGCACACCGTAGGCATCGCCCGTGCGTGGCACTTCATCACCGTCTACGGATTCGTATTCACCGGGTTCTTCTTCGTCTGCGGCCTGCTCACCAGCGACCAGTGGATGCGCCTCGTACCAACCTCCACCACCGTCTTCGTCGATGCGTGGAACACCTTCGTCCACTATGCCAACTTCCACTTCCCGCCCGAGCCGAACGGCTTCTACGGATATAATGCGCTGCAACAGCTCGCCTACTTCGCAACCGTCTTCGTCATGGCTCCGCTCTCCATCATGACCGGGATGGCCATGTCGCCGGCGCTGGTCAACCGCTGGCCACGCTACGCCAAGCTCTTCGGCGGACGCCAGTGCGCGCGCTCCATCCACTTTCTGATGCTCGTAGGCTTCGCCTGCTTCGTCGTCGTGCATGTCACGCTGATCGCGATGACCGGCCTGCGCCGCAACATGAACCACATCGTCCTCGGTGTAGACGACATGCAGTGGACAGGGCTCGTCCTCGGCCTCATCGGCATCGCCGTCGTCGTGCTCTCGTGGGTGGCGGCGCACTACATCTCGTGGTACTTCCCTCGCGGCCTGCAACACGCCGAGCGCACCATCACCGAACCGGTGCGGCTCATCACGCTCGACAGCCTCATTCCGCAGCAGACCTACACCCGCGACCAGATCTCGCCGCACTTCTGGCCCAACGGCAACATCCCGATCCGCGAGGACTGGAAGCAGATGGAGGCCAACGGCTTCAAAGACTTTCGCCTCAAGGTCGGCGGCCTCGTCGAAAATCCGGTGGAGCTCTCGCTCGACGACATGCGCGCCCTCGAGGAAGAAGAGACCATCACCATGCACCACTGCATTCAGGGCTGGTCCGGCATTGCCGAGTGGCGCGGCCTCTCGCTGCGCAAGCTCATCGAGCACGTCAAACCCAAGCCCGGAGCGCATGTGCTGGCCTTCTACTCCTTCGGCAACTCGCTCTATGGGGGCACTTATTACGACACGCAAAATATGGAAAACGCGATGAAGCCGCAGGCCATGCTCGCCTTCGACATGAACGGCGCGCCGCTGACCGGCGTCTACGGCGCGCCGCTGCGCCTGCGCGTCGAAAACCAGCTCGGCTACAAGATGGTCAAGTGGATCGAGCGGATCGAGTTCGTCGAATCGATCGAGCTGCTCGGCAAAGGCGAGGGCGGATCGAACGAGGACGACGAGTACTTCGATCTCATCCCCAACATCTAA
- a CDS encoding DsbA family protein — translation MRLISMNRIALSAASLLLALPLCAPVFAQTSMPPNTGTAFKDTSMLKPPAGERVAIIEFEDLECPACAHAFPITRAAAEHYKIPLLHHDFPLSMHIWSRDAAVIARYIQDKISPQMAEDYRRAVFANQNSIASKEDMQNFSRHFFQTHGREMPFVVDPTGQFSREVQTDYQLGERVGLTQTPTIFVVTPRHWVQVTDVSQLYQTIDTALAETPAVASSKMRRASKPQR, via the coding sequence ATGCGTCTTATATCCATGAATCGCATCGCGCTGTCCGCAGCCAGCCTCCTGCTCGCCCTTCCGCTTTGTGCCCCCGTCTTTGCACAAACTTCCATGCCGCCAAATACAGGGACGGCCTTTAAAGATACTTCCATGCTGAAGCCCCCTGCCGGAGAGCGGGTGGCCATCATCGAGTTTGAAGACCTGGAATGCCCGGCCTGCGCCCACGCCTTCCCCATTACCCGCGCTGCTGCCGAGCACTACAAGATTCCCCTGCTGCACCACGACTTCCCCCTGAGCATGCACATCTGGAGCCGGGACGCGGCCGTCATTGCCCGCTACATACAGGACAAGATCTCTCCGCAGATGGCTGAAGATTATCGCCGCGCGGTCTTTGCCAATCAGAACTCCATCGCTTCCAAGGAAGATATGCAAAACTTCTCGCGACACTTCTTCCAGACCCACGGGCGCGAGATGCCCTTTGTTGTCGACCCCACCGGCCAGTTTTCCCGCGAGGTGCAGACGGACTATCAGCTCGGCGAGCGCGTCGGCCTGACCCAGACCCCCACAATCTTTGTGGTCACGCCAAGGCACTGGGTGCAGGTGACGGATGTCAGCCAGCTTTATCAGACGATCGATACCGCTCTGGCGGAGACGCCCGCAGTGGCAAGCTCGAAGATGCGGCGCGCATCCAAGCCGCAACGCTAG
- a CDS encoding PDZ domain-containing protein: MKIQHHVRMVTLTSAMLLVLPGFAFALSHTAANTALPVSAKIHGAARSGAPPRVPQGYLGIDLRDVGQDEVSSLKLSDTRGAEIVHVDHDGPAGKLGLQRNDVILQMNGVQIQDQEQLRQMLREMPAGKSVTFVISRDGQQQTLTTQLANRQEVERRAWEQHLVVPDPGSDYGPPPQMGSGFVHSDSGNTSLGKGAKAHRDFLGATTVLSASFTGAQLEVMGPQLAEFFGVEGNAGLLVRSVEANSPAEDAGLRAGDVVMQVNQVPVTTASEWSKTIHQNRGRPVALLVLRDRHEQTLTMTPDSKKRSSVAWPFTSTNCPQIAEL; this comes from the coding sequence ATGAAGATTCAACACCATGTACGAATGGTGACGCTGACCTCGGCGATGTTGCTGGTGTTGCCGGGATTTGCGTTTGCCCTTTCGCACACTGCGGCCAATACTGCCCTGCCTGTCTCGGCAAAGATCCACGGTGCTGCCAGGTCGGGTGCGCCGCCGCGCGTTCCCCAGGGATATCTGGGCATCGACCTGCGCGATGTGGGACAGGATGAGGTCTCGTCCCTGAAGCTGAGTGACACCCGCGGCGCAGAGATCGTACACGTCGATCACGACGGCCCCGCCGGCAAGCTGGGGCTACAGAGAAACGACGTCATCTTGCAAATGAACGGCGTCCAGATTCAGGATCAGGAGCAGTTGCGGCAGATGCTGCGCGAGATGCCCGCGGGCAAATCGGTGACCTTCGTGATCAGCAGAGACGGCCAGCAGCAGACGCTGACGACGCAGCTCGCCAACCGACAGGAGGTCGAGCGGCGGGCATGGGAGCAGCATCTCGTGGTGCCAGACCCCGGATCGGACTACGGGCCTCCGCCGCAGATGGGGAGCGGGTTTGTGCACTCTGACTCCGGCAACACCTCGCTGGGCAAGGGAGCGAAGGCGCATCGAGATTTCCTCGGGGCGACGACCGTTCTGAGCGCGTCGTTCACCGGCGCACAACTTGAGGTGATGGGGCCGCAGCTCGCCGAGTTCTTCGGAGTCGAAGGCAACGCCGGTCTGCTAGTACGCAGCGTCGAGGCCAATAGTCCCGCCGAAGACGCCGGCCTGCGCGCAGGCGATGTTGTCATGCAGGTAAACCAGGTTCCGGTGACGACCGCAAGCGAGTGGTCGAAGACGATCCATCAGAATCGGGGCAGGCCCGTCGCTCTGCTGGTGCTACGCGACAGGCACGAGCAGACCCTTACCATGACCCCAGACAGCAAGAAACGTTCGAGTGTGGCGTGGCCCTTTACCAGCACCAATTGCCCTCAGATCGCTGAGCTTTAA
- a CDS encoding MFS transporter, producing the protein MSEGGSNTAITEAAAGSAFRSRDFRLYQSARLMVIVGAEAQSVAVAWQVYAITHSALDLGLTGLALFFPGLFLVLPAGHVADRFDRRKIILLCYGLQALCTVTLLWLSLTKTYISNGQVWPIYAVLVGIGVGRAFSGPASSAMLPSLVPKDHFVNAVTWGATIYQAANMAGPTVGGLLFTLPLTGMLLRWNGAPIVYALTLVMLIGFLILVGMIRTKMDGASKKAFNAKTVLAGLEYVWKTKLLLGSISLDLFAVLLGGAVALLPIFATDILHAGPRGLGLLRAMPAVGALSVSLLMVVKPIQRRAGWLMLGCVGLFGAATIVFGLSKNIWISLIALVIVGGSDMVSVVIRGSVLQLATPPEMRGRVSAVNWLFIGASNEFGEFESGLTAHWWGAVRAVVIGGIGTIVTMAAAAAFVPALRRADALTAESLMNAEQELSVAEPVD; encoded by the coding sequence ATGTCTGAGGGTGGCAGTAATACAGCAATCACAGAGGCAGCCGCGGGAAGCGCCTTTCGCTCGCGTGATTTCCGCCTCTATCAGTCAGCACGCCTCATGGTCATTGTGGGAGCTGAGGCACAATCGGTTGCGGTAGCCTGGCAGGTCTACGCCATCACACACTCTGCGCTCGACCTTGGCCTCACCGGTCTTGCCCTCTTTTTTCCGGGATTATTTCTCGTACTGCCCGCCGGTCATGTCGCCGACAGGTTCGACCGGAGAAAGATCATCCTCCTCTGTTATGGCCTGCAGGCGCTTTGTACCGTCACCCTGCTCTGGCTCTCGCTGACGAAGACTTACATCTCGAATGGCCAGGTCTGGCCTATCTATGCGGTCCTCGTCGGCATTGGAGTGGGCCGCGCCTTTAGCGGCCCGGCATCGAGCGCCATGCTACCCAGCCTCGTTCCCAAAGACCACTTCGTCAATGCTGTCACCTGGGGAGCCACCATCTATCAGGCGGCAAACATGGCTGGACCCACCGTGGGCGGTCTGCTGTTCACGCTGCCGCTGACCGGCATGTTGCTGCGCTGGAACGGCGCCCCCATCGTCTATGCGCTGACCCTGGTCATGCTCATCGGCTTCCTCATTCTGGTGGGCATGATCCGGACCAAGATGGACGGCGCATCCAAAAAGGCCTTCAACGCTAAGACCGTACTCGCAGGACTTGAGTATGTCTGGAAGACCAAGCTGCTGCTGGGGTCGATCTCGCTCGATCTCTTCGCCGTGCTGCTTGGCGGAGCGGTTGCACTGTTGCCTATCTTCGCCACCGATATTCTGCACGCCGGCCCGCGCGGCCTCGGGCTGCTGCGCGCGATGCCCGCCGTGGGTGCTCTCTCCGTATCGCTGCTGATGGTGGTCAAGCCCATTCAACGCCGGGCGGGATGGCTCATGCTCGGCTGCGTCGGATTGTTCGGCGCGGCAACGATCGTCTTTGGCCTCTCGAAGAATATCTGGATCAGCCTGATTGCTCTTGTCATCGTCGGCGGCAGCGACATGGTCAGCGTTGTCATTCGAGGCAGCGTTCTGCAACTGGCTACGCCGCCCGAGATGCGCGGTCGCGTCAGCGCCGTCAACTGGCTCTTTATCGGCGCATCCAACGAGTTTGGCGAGTTCGAGAGCGGCCTCACGGCGCACTGGTGGGGAGCCGTCCGTGCCGTCGTCATCGGCGGCATCGGCACCATCGTCACGATGGCCGCAGCAGCAGCGTTCGTTCCTGCCCTTCGCCGCGCCGACGCTCTGACTGCGGAATCCCTGATGAACGCCGAACAGGAATTGAGTGTGGCCGAACCGGTCGATTAA